The following are encoded in a window of Brettanomyces bruxellensis chromosome 9, complete sequence genomic DNA:
- a CDS encoding uncharacterized protein (BUSCO:EOG09265EKJ), which translates to MTDNEKRLKVLTDSLMQLNVSIAPDQRRNYVVSNLNVCKYSKDSLGDVSGLRLNIQTKKDNETNGNRDEDDNNNGQGQQSHNGVIANTAPIKSKITMAHSKMLTGLSDRATDSLLAVSKRNSTKVQIRFKSIGSIGQLRPAVFKISRSSRFLSILRFLTRRLKLNNVYCYLENSIVPSPDDSIGNLYDLFKSGDSELIVSYCNIVAFG; encoded by the coding sequence ATGACTGATAATGAGAAAAGGCTGAAGGTGCTAACAGATTCGTTAATGCAACTCAATGTGAGTATTGCGCCTGACCAGAGAAGAAATTACGTGGTGTCAAATTTGAACGTTTGTAAGTATTCCAAAGATAGTTTGGGAGATGTCTCTGGATTACGTTTgaatattcaaacaaaaaaagacaacGAAACAAATGGTAATCGcgatgaggatgataataataacGGTCAAGGCCAGCAATCACATAATGGAGTGATTGCGAATACGGCGCCAATTAAATCAAAGATAACTATGGCGCATTCAAAAATGCTTACAGGTCTATCAGATAGAGCGACTGATTCACTTTTAGCCGTTTCGAAGCGAAATAGCACTAAAGTGCAAATTCGATTCAAGTCAATTGGGTCAATAGGTCAACTTCGGCCGGCCGTTTTCAAGATTTCAAGGAGTTCCcgttttctttcaatattaAGGTTTTTAACAAGACGACTAAAGCTCAATAATGTCTACTGCTACTTGGAAAATTCGATTGTTCCAAGTCCTGATGATAGTATTGGAAATCTTTATGATTTGTTTAAATCGGGAGATAGCGAGTTGATCGTTAGCTACTGCAATATTGTTGCTTTCGGGTAA
- the DBP5 gene encoding RNA helicase required for poly(A+) mRNA export (BUSCO:EOG09261MPU), with protein sequence MTDTTNSTKEDASTLLSKLTLAEKKGKEELKKNSEETSKTSDSPKVETKKEKTKETKREEANGINKEKESNLINSSYEVKVNLADLQADPNSPLYSVKSFEDLGLTEGLLKGLYAMKFSKPSKIQEKALPLLLANPPKNLIAQSQSGTGKTAAFALSMLSRVDENKKCPQAICLSPARELARQTLEVIEEMGKYTGISYQLVVPGSTAREERINAQILVGTPGAILGLTKRGSIDVSAVKIFVLDEADNMLDQQGLGSQCLRYKNSLPKQVQIALFSATFPEKVNKYAKRFVPNANTLELKQEELNVKAIKQLYMDCDSEGHKFECLCELYGLLTIASSIIFVQRKITADKLYIRMKNEGHAVSVLHGGLVPEDRDRLIDDFREGRSKVLITTNVLARGIDIPSVSMVVNYDMPYDKNGKPDPETYLHRIGRTGRFGRTGVSISFIHDKKSYECLKYIAHYFGGLELTRVPSDDWDEVEKIVKKVIK encoded by the exons ATGACAG ACACAACAAATAGTACCAAAGAGGATGCCTCAACTCTTCTTTCAAAGTTGACGTTGGCTGAGAAGAAAGGCAAGGAAGAactgaagaaaaacagtGAAGAAACTAGCAAAACGTCTGACTCACCAAAGGTTGAAaccaagaaagaaaaaacaaaggagacaaagagagaagaagcaaatgggataaataaagagaaagaaagcaaccTTATTAACTCATCTTATGAGGTGAAGGTGAACCTTGCCGATTTACAAGCAGATCCAAATTCTCCGCTTTATTCTGTTAAATCGTTCGAAGATTTGGGCTTAACGGAGGGTTTGTTGAAAGGATTGTATGCAATGAAGTTTTCGAAACCTTCCAAAATTCAAGAGAAAGCTTTACCGTTGCTTCTGGCTAATCCACCAAAAAACTTAATTGCCCAATCACAATCTGGTACAGGAAAAACGGCAGCTTTTGCTCTCTCTATGCTCAGTCGAGTTGatgagaataaaaaatgtcCACAGGCTATATGTCTATCTCCAGCGCGTGAATTGGCTAGACAAACTTTGGAAGTTATCGAGGAAATGGGTAAGTACACTGGCATTTCATATCAATTGGTGGTTCCAGGAAGTACAGCAAGGGAAGAACGTATAAATGCTCAAATATTAGTGGGAACCCCTGGCGCTATTTTGGGTTTAACAAAAAGAGGATCAATAGATGTTTCTGCCgtgaaaatttttgttttggaTGAAGCAGATAATATGCTTGATCAGCAAGGTCTTGGTAGCCAATGTCTCAGATATAAGAATTCGCTTCCAAAGCAAGTTCAAATTGCGTTGTTTTCGGCTACGTTTCCAGAAAAGGTGAACAAATACGCAAAACGGTTTGTTCCCAATGCAAACACACTAGAATTGAAGCAGGAAGAATTAAATGTGAAGGCCATTAAACAGCTTTACATGGACTGTGATTCCGAAGGGCACAAGTTTGAATGCTTGTGTGAATTATATGGTTTGTTAACTATAGCTTCATCTATTATCTTTGTTCAGAGGAAGATCACCGCTGATAAGTTATACATCAGGATGAAAAACGAAGGACATGCGGTTTCCGTTCTTCATGGTGGTCTTGTTCCTGAGGATCGTGACCGTCTTATTGATGACTTCAGGGAAGGAAGATCGAAAGTCCTTATTACTACCAACGTTCTTGCCAGGGGTATCGATATTCCTTCTGTTTCTATGGTTGTTAACTATGACATGCCATACGATAAGAATGGAAAACCGGACCCGGAAACATACCTTCACAGAATTGGACGAACAGGTAGATTTGGAAGAACAGGTGTTTCTATTTCATTCATCCACGATAAGAAATCTTATG